A region from the Arthrobacter gengyunqii genome encodes:
- the cycA gene encoding D-serine/D-alanine/glycine transporter, which produces MSDRLTRPTPAETSPGVTRSAEPELSRSLSSRHIQLLAIGGAIGTGLFMGSGKTISVAGPSVIFVYMVIGFMLFFVMRAMGELLLSNLRYKSFTDFSADLLGPWAGFFTGWTYWFCWVVTGIADVVAISHYVTFWWADAPLWIPALACILVLLALNLPTVKAFGETEFWFALIKILAIVTLIVVGLVMIFTRFSSGDGNVAGFNNLWEHGGLFPTGPMGFVAGFQIAVFAFVGIELVGTAAAETKDPEKNLPRAINSIPLRIMLFYVGALVVLISVVPWDEFSADESPFVGMFALAGLGAAAAVVNFVVLTSAASSANSGIYSTSRMVFGLAHDGDAPKAFGRLSRRKVPQNALFFSCTFLLAGVVLLYAGESVSAAFTLVTTISALCFMFVWTIILLSYLVFRKRRPQLHNASTFKLPGGVVMVYVVLAFFAFILWALTTQADTLHALLVTPIWFALLGVVYAFLRRTPLHQARVAEYKAMAAAERAALTTHPEAAK; this is translated from the coding sequence ATGTCTGACCGCCTGACCCGCCCCACCCCCGCGGAGACTTCTCCCGGGGTAACACGTTCCGCCGAGCCGGAACTCTCCCGCTCCCTCTCCAGCCGCCACATCCAGCTTCTGGCCATCGGCGGTGCCATCGGAACCGGCCTGTTCATGGGCTCCGGCAAAACCATTTCGGTGGCCGGACCGTCGGTGATTTTTGTCTACATGGTCATCGGTTTCATGCTGTTCTTCGTCATGCGGGCCATGGGCGAACTGCTGCTGTCCAACCTCCGGTACAAGTCCTTCACCGACTTCTCCGCTGACCTCCTGGGCCCCTGGGCCGGGTTCTTCACCGGTTGGACCTACTGGTTCTGCTGGGTGGTTACCGGGATTGCCGACGTGGTGGCCATTTCGCACTACGTCACCTTCTGGTGGGCGGACGCGCCGCTGTGGATTCCGGCCCTGGCCTGCATCCTCGTACTGCTGGCGCTGAACCTGCCCACGGTGAAGGCCTTCGGTGAGACCGAGTTCTGGTTTGCCCTGATCAAGATCCTGGCGATCGTCACCCTCATTGTGGTGGGCCTGGTGATGATCTTCACCCGCTTCAGCTCCGGCGACGGCAACGTGGCCGGTTTCAACAACCTCTGGGAGCACGGCGGGCTGTTCCCCACCGGCCCGATGGGCTTTGTGGCCGGGTTCCAGATTGCCGTGTTCGCGTTTGTGGGCATTGAACTGGTGGGCACGGCCGCAGCCGAAACCAAGGATCCGGAAAAGAACCTTCCCCGCGCCATCAATTCCATCCCGCTGCGCATCATGCTCTTCTACGTGGGCGCCCTGGTCGTCCTGATTTCAGTGGTTCCCTGGGACGAGTTCAGTGCGGACGAAAGCCCGTTCGTGGGCATGTTTGCCCTGGCCGGGCTCGGAGCCGCGGCCGCCGTGGTGAATTTTGTGGTCCTGACCTCCGCCGCCAGCTCGGCAAACTCCGGGATATATTCCACGTCGCGCATGGTTTTTGGCCTGGCGCACGACGGCGACGCCCCCAAGGCGTTCGGCCGCCTGTCACGGCGCAAGGTGCCCCAGAACGCACTGTTCTTCTCCTGCACCTTCCTGCTGGCCGGCGTCGTTCTCTTGTACGCCGGCGAATCGGTCAGCGCAGCTTTCACCCTGGTCACCACCATCTCCGCGCTGTGCTTCATGTTTGTCTGGACGATCATCCTGCTCAGCTATTTGGTGTTCCGCAAACGCCGGCCGCAGCTGCACAACGCCTCGACCTTTAAGCTGCCCGGCGGCGTGGTGATGGTCTACGTGGTGCTGGCGTTCTTCGCCTTCATCCTCTGGGCGCTGACCACCCAAGCCGATACCCTGCATGCCCTGCTGGTCACGCCCATCTGGTTTGCCTTGCTCGGCGTTGTCTATGCGTTCCTGCGCCGGACTCCGCTGCACCAGGCCCGGGTGGCGGAGTACAAGGCCATGGCCGCTGCCGAGCGGGCCGCACTGACGACGCACCCGGAAGCGGCCAAGTAA